Proteins from a genomic interval of Vreelandella profundi:
- the rnhB gene encoding ribonuclease HII: MTIKYADYPPLEIAYIGQRLAGVDEVGRGPLIGSVVAAAVILDPAQPIEGLTDSKKLSARRREALDEQIRARAIAFAIAEASAAEVDALNIYHATHLAMRRAIDALAPSAEYLLVDGNKLPGHRLPGQAVVKGDARHAAIAAASILAKVLRDAQMVALDMRYPEYGFARHKGYPTKEHLAALSAHGPLPEHRRSFAPVQRQLSTINMP, from the coding sequence ATGACGATTAAGTACGCCGACTATCCGCCCCTAGAGATTGCCTATATCGGCCAGCGGCTTGCCGGGGTAGATGAAGTAGGGCGTGGGCCGCTGATCGGCAGCGTCGTGGCCGCTGCGGTCATTCTGGATCCTGCACAGCCGATTGAAGGCCTGACGGACTCTAAAAAATTAAGTGCGCGTCGCCGTGAAGCGTTGGACGAGCAGATTCGCGCGCGGGCAATAGCGTTTGCGATAGCAGAGGCCAGTGCCGCCGAGGTGGACGCGCTGAATATCTATCACGCCACTCACTTAGCCATGCGACGAGCCATTGATGCGCTGGCGCCTTCGGCCGAGTACCTGCTCGTCGACGGTAATAAGTTGCCTGGCCACCGGTTACCCGGACAAGCCGTGGTCAAAGGCGATGCTCGCCATGCGGCTATCGCCGCGGCATCAATTTTGGCTAAAGTGTTGCGCGATGCACAGATGGTGGCGCTGGATATGCGCTATCCTGAGTATGGCTTTGCTCGCCACAAAGGCTATCCCACAAAAGAGCACCTAGCGGCACTGTCTGCGCATGGGCCTTTACCCGAACATCGACGCAGTTTTGCGCCCGTTCAGCGTCAGCTATCAACGATCAACATGCCCTAG